Part of the Cuculus canorus isolate bCucCan1 chromosome 25, bCucCan1.pri, whole genome shotgun sequence genome is shown below.
GAGTTGCTCAGCCCAGGGTGCGGGGGGGGGACCATGAGGCCAGGGcggagctgggggggggaatGAGGGGGGGAACGGAGCCATGGAGCTCACAGGGCCGGTATGGGATGGGAACGGGGCTGGGGATCccctgggaatggggggggggagcacggggaaatagggggaaaagagggaatcATGGAGGGGGGAAacatggggagaaaaaagagggggcaagagggaagaaaaagggggggtgaGAAAAAgaggggggtaaaaagggggtaGACAAGAGGGTCGGAtgaaaggaggaggatggagaaaaaggggggtggaaatggggcagagggggaaaaggggagaaggagagaaatgagagggaaaataaaGGAGAGGTTCTGGGGGAGCCCAGGGTGGGTGCCCCCACCACAGGGCTGACCCCCGAGCCCCTCtcccccaggagccctccctGTACACGGTGAAGGCCCTCCTCATCCTCGACAGCCACGGGCAGCGCCTCCTCGCCAAGGTGAAgcccctgcctcagtttccctgagGGGTGCTGCGTGTGtctcccagcacctcctgctcccCCCAGCTTGGGCTGCAGGGTCTCACGGGGGTCCCAGTACTGACCTTGAGGGTCCTGGTGGGTGGCTTGGAGTTTCCAGCAGGGGCTTTGTGGGGTCCCAGCAGGGGCTTGGAGGTTCCCGTGGGGGCTTTGGGGGATCTGATAGGGCTTGGGGTCCCAGcaggggctttgggggtggGTCTGGCAGGAGATTTGGGGTCCCAGCAGAGGCTTTGTGGGGTCTGGGAGAGGCTTTGGATTTCCCAAGAGGGGCTTTGAGGGATCTGGCAGGATGTTGGGGGTCCCAACAGAGGCTTTTTGGGGTCGGGTGTGGTTGGGGGGTcccagcaccccctgcccccccccccgtgcaGGGTTTGTGCTGcccaccctgacccccccaatccccccagtACTACGACAGCACCTTCCCCACAGCCAAGGCACGAGCGGCCTTTGAGAGGAGCATCTTCAGGCAGAGCCAGCGGACGGGCGGTGAGCAGGGGGGAGCAGGGGTGGTTGTAATCGGGGTGGGGGACACCCACGGATGTTCGGGGGGCAGCACTGGGCTTGGAGCAGACACTGACAGCGCCCCGTGTCCTTGTGTAGGTGAGATCGCCTGTCTGGAAGGACTCACCATAGTCTACAGGAGAAGCGTCGACCTCTTCTTCTATGTGGTGGGGGGCTGCCAGGAGAATGAGGTATggggggcagctctggggaccccctgcatccccactGATGCTTTGGGGACCCCCACATCACTGCTGATGCCTTGGGgaacccctccatcccctccaatGCTTTGGGGACCCCATGTGTCCCCACTGATGCGTTGGGCACCCTCCACATTCCACTGATGCCTTGAGGACACCCTACCTCCCCACTGATGTTCTGGGGGACCCCCTGGTGCCCTGGGGACCCTCCACATCCCCACTGATGCTCTGGGGaccccctgcatcccctccAATACCTTGGGAACCTTCCACATCCCCACTGATGCTCCagtgaccccccccaaacccccactgACGCCCCGTCCCCACCCCATAGCTGATGCTGTTGGCCGTGCTCACCTGCCTCCTCGATGCCCTTGGCCACCTCCTGCGGTGAGTGCCCAGGGCCACCTGGCCCCAAACACCTCTGCCtcaggtggggaaactgaggcagggcaCGCTGCCCAGGTGACACTGTGAGCTGGTGAAGCCCCTGTCCCCCAATGCTCCGGGTGGGATGGGGCCATAGCTGCTTTGGGGTGGCAGGGGTCTGCGTTCCAGGACCCCAAACCGTGACCAGGAATGGGTGCAGCGACATCTCCCACCCACTCACCCGCaggaaggaggtggagaagcGCTGGC
Proteins encoded:
- the COPZ2 gene encoding coatomer subunit zeta-2 isoform X5; translated protein: MELTGPEPSLYTVKALLILDSHGQRLLAKYYDSTFPTAKARAAFERSIFRQSQRTGGEIACLEGLTIVYRRSVDLFFYVVGGCQENELMLLAVLTCLLDALGHLLRGLRSRTPNRDQEWVQRHLPPTHPQEGGGEALAAGQHGGDVPGGG
- the COPZ2 gene encoding coatomer subunit zeta-2 isoform X1, which gives rise to MELTGPEPSLYTVKALLILDSHGQRLLAKYYDSTFPTAKARAAFERSIFRQSQRTGGEIACLEGLTIVYRRSVDLFFYVVGGCQENELMLLAVLTCLLDALGHLLRKEVEKRWLLDNMEGTFLVVDEIVDRGVILESDPQQVIQRLSLRVSWPPRNTWSPLRMRRLRGLPVEGLVGTPTPRDAGGQDPQTFPHCDPSLEPTPQLGSPKWLLHFQKPLTRSRIHSCH
- the COPZ2 gene encoding coatomer subunit zeta-2 isoform X4, with the protein product MELTGPEPSLYTVKALLILDSHGQRLLAKYYDSTFPTAKARAAFERSIFRQSQRTGGEIACLEGLTIVYRRSVDLFFYVVGGCQENELMLLAVLTCLLDALGHLLRKEVEKRWLLDNMEGTFLVVDEIVDRGVILESDPQQVIQRLSLRAPEPAPYGFVLFDYLSGSSEQRDTRDTGGPE
- the COPZ2 gene encoding coatomer subunit zeta-2 isoform X2, coding for MELTGPEPSLYTVKALLILDSHGQRLLAKYYDSTFPTAKARAAFERSIFRQSQRTGGEIACLEGLTIVYRRSVDLFFYVVGGCQENELMLLAVLTCLLDALGHLLRKEVEKRWLLDNMEGTFLVVDEIVDRGVILESDPQQVIQRLSLRVRAAILHHGLPLPPTTFLSLPPPFSASRHLPPATLLCLSPPQAPEPAPYGFVLFDYLSGSSEQRDTRDTGGPE